A segment of the Chryseobacterium scophthalmum genome:
AATATACCACCGAAAAGCAAATCGGTTTTTTTGAAAAGTATGATGAACTGTACTGGAATGTAAATGGAAACGAATGGAGTTTTCCTGTAGACAGTATTTCAGCAACGGTAAATCTTCCGCAAGGAGCCGGAATTATTCAGAATTCTTGTTATAAAGGTGGTTACGGAAGCACTTCTCAGGATTGTATTGCTAAAGTTCTTTCTGAGCATTCAATTGAATGGAGCGCAAAAGATTTGGGGTCTGGTGAAGGTCTCACAATTGCGGTTGGTTTTAAAAAAGGAATTATGGTTCCGCCACCGCCACCAACTTTTCTTGAAAAATTCGGAATTCTGATTGCCGGAATTGTCATCTTTTTAGGATTGCTGCTTTATTATTATTCAACCTGGAAAAAATATGGAGTTGATCCTGAAAAACCTACGGTTTATCCGCAATTCAATTCGCCCGATGATTTGTCACCGGCTTCCTTAGGATATATTCATAATGAAAGTTTTAAAAATAAATATCTCACAGCAGCTTTGGTTAATTTAGCTATAAAAGGATATGTACAGATCATTGAAAATGAAGATGACGGAGTTTTTGGTTTGTTTAAATCGAAACAGTTTACGGTAAAAAAGCTCAAAAATGCAGACCAGAATTTACCAAAAGAGGAAATTAATTTGATGAACAGTCTGTTTTCTAATATTTCAGATAGTATAAAATTTGACGGAAAATATGATCCTAAGATTGAGCAAACGGTTCGCAGCTTTCAATCGGCTCTAAAATTCCAGCATGATAAAATGCTAAACGAAGGAAATAATTCTAAAAAACTGATCTTACCGATCTTAGTGATTTTAGGAGTTTATTTCCTCTGGCTTTTTATAAGTTTTACCATTTTCCCGGAATTTGAAAAAGTGTTTTTAGGAATTTTCCTTCTTGCTGTTTTAACGATAGCTTTTGTGGTTGCAATTATTTTGTTTAAATTTTTCCCTGGTTTATTTAAGATTTTCTTGGTTTTTCCTGTCATTGCCTTTGTCATTTTAGGAATGCTTATTTATAAAGGAAGCGATTTTACGATCGACAATAATTTTAATATTTGCTATATTTTTATTGTTTTAGGTTTTATGTCTCTTGTGATTTATCAGTTTTTAATTAAACGTCCTTCAGAAGAGAAACTGAGAAAAAAATCTTTGATCGATGGTTTCAAAATGTATATGGGAGCTGCCGAAAATCAACAGCTTAAATTTCATAATCCTCCGGAAATGACGCCACAGTCTTTCGAAAAACTATTACCTTTTGCAATGGTTTTGGGTGTTGATGAAATTTGGGGTAAGAAATTCGATGATTTACTCAAAAAAATGTCTTATGAATATCAAAGCAACTGGTACGTTGGTTCATCGATGAATCATTTTGCGATGGCAAGTGTGCTCAATTCCAGTTTAACCAATTCTATACAATCTTCAGCGACACAACCTTCAAGTTCAGGAAGCAGTTCTGGTTCCGGATCTGGTGGCGGCGGTTTTTCCGGTGGCG
Coding sequences within it:
- a CDS encoding DUF2207 domain-containing protein, with the protein product MKKLIAFLFLIFFSLGFAQDAVGAVAVGEEQSGFVSGPEKILSFHADIDVDKNSGVSITEKIKVHSEGNEIKRGIFRSLPLVRNLNDRTQKVKYNIVSVKKDGVDEDFHEEIEDGYLKVYVGNKDVILSPGDYNYEIKYTTEKQIGFFEKYDELYWNVNGNEWSFPVDSISATVNLPQGAGIIQNSCYKGGYGSTSQDCIAKVLSEHSIEWSAKDLGSGEGLTIAVGFKKGIMVPPPPPTFLEKFGILIAGIVIFLGLLLYYYSTWKKYGVDPEKPTVYPQFNSPDDLSPASLGYIHNESFKNKYLTAALVNLAIKGYVQIIENEDDGVFGLFKSKQFTVKKLKNADQNLPKEEINLMNSLFSNISDSIKFDGKYDPKIEQTVRSFQSALKFQHDKMLNEGNNSKKLILPILVILGVYFLWLFISFTIFPEFEKVFLGIFLLAVLTIAFVVAIILFKFFPGLFKIFLVFPVIAFVILGMLIYKGSDFTIDNNFNICYIFIVLGFMSLVIYQFLIKRPSEEKLRKKSLIDGFKMYMGAAENQQLKFHNPPEMTPQSFEKLLPFAMVLGVDEIWGKKFDDLLKKMSYEYQSNWYVGSSMNHFAMASVLNSSLTNSIQSSATQPSSSGSSSGSGSGGGGFSGGGGGGGGGGGW